A stretch of Podospora bellae-mahoneyi strain CBS 112042 chromosome 5, whole genome shotgun sequence DNA encodes these proteins:
- the CWH43 gene encoding Protein cwh43 (COG:T; BUSCO:EOG092605KN; EggNog:ENOG503NVQ6), translating into MASSSSRSYKDKDAGVVLSFNGQWVSWSHTVAASLAFLSALVIGSALHYHKIVQNEWYGYPQEWFPSVSATIGDRYPERSIFMLFIAITSGPRFALVGLWYLLTAKPGRTLPKLIGWSGIIRTLTCGGWTYITSTDDHDWHDILMISYIVFTIPWTTGCIALSPPNAKAIKYRKYIAGAFFGTLVPLVYFFIQHKVHRVAGAYTIYAFFEWALIVLDVSFDAVTALDFDSLEITIRDVKGTSKGVNHSSVPTAVLEKEKEQATGGVYSAGFRFGEFLDIAADVYHGFVFWSILTSLGVVIWYFPLWHMGISGYEALVMTTISPFLLAIRPLRSFIVSNQRITHLLSLAGLLAYLVKDPVYRLFTVGFGVSMGCLSWAATWYSDSVQPTRLEARILAWTIGLLMSSVAKFAWYTNNPIWPIMHAENGGWNATGLFLAILAALRFTRRGPHQGGNTTEKKSGSSVLSAIGIGGLFFGLHSLLSDTSTMILWVWDGYPIRGPVSNVHGWYTIAATTAGILIGVLRPGFATSWTAYGLGCIGAAYLTLYEQWRGYYGGLTLATYLMAIAVPMIGNAAKKSPAATFGLGFLIYNFLVLFHVWVVAYAFVPGGPLVREHTDWIMITMMLALGIGLFDLISQQAKNNSSSKKKVGVIRPVNTHHRKYHFGVLGVLNLLFLSANFLRFPTNDYKPYHAKDRLFTAGIWTIHFSLDNDMWSSEYRMRDLIKEMEVDVIGLLESDLQRVIMGNRDTTQFLAEDLGMYVDYGPGPNKHTWGAALLSKFPIVNSTHHLLPSPVGELAPAIHATLDIYGTLVDVFVFHSGQEEDPEDRRLQSEYLSKLMGSTNRPSVLLSYLVTEPLKGNYNTYVSDVSGMHDVDKTDWDRWCEYILFKGLRRTGYARVSRSTITDTELQVAKFVVPNSEEDSKFAWGVPEDVRDRRVEEHEVPEGWRFPRMFRGEGVRGHRYHVFDEPRYYNF; encoded by the exons atggcgtcgtcgtcgtcccgctcctacaaggacaaggacgcAGGCGTCGTCCTGTCTTTCAATGGCCAGTGGGTGAGCTGGTCGCACACTGTCGCTGCCTCCT TGGCTTTCTTGAGCGCCCTCGTCATTGGGTCTGCGCTTCACTACCACAAGATTGTCCAGAACGAGTGGTACGGCTATCCGCAAGAATGGTTCCCTTCTGTGTCGGCCACCATTGGTGACCGTTATCCTGAACGGTCCATCTTCATGCTGTTCATTGCCATTACTTCCG GTCCTCGATTTGCTCTCGTCGGGTTATGGTATCTCTTGACCGCGAAGCCCGGCCGAACGCTACCGAAGCTGATCGGATGGTCCGGCATCATCCGAACTCTCACATGCGGCGGGTGGACCTACATCACGTCTACCGACGACCATGACTGGCACGATATTCTTATGATCTCGTACATTGTCTTTACGATTCCGTGGACAACCGGCTGCATTGCGCTCAGTCCCCCGAATGCCAAAGCGATCAAGTACAGGAAATACATTGCGGGCGCTTTCTTCGGTACTCTGGTGCCGTTGGTGTACTTTTTCATCCAACACAAGGTTCACCGTGTTGCGGGAG CGTACACCATCTACGCTTTCTTCGAATGGGCCTTGATTGTCCTCGATGTGTCCTTTGACGCCGTGACTGCTCTGGACTTTGACTCGCTCGAGATCACAATCCGGGATGTGAAGGGCACGAGCAAGGG AGTCAACCACTCTTCTGTGCCCACTGCTGTGCTTGAAAAGGA GAAGGAACAGGCCACTGGTGGTGTCTATTCTGCTGGATTCCGCTTTGGCGAGTTCCTCGACATTGCGGCTGATGTTTACCATGGC TTTGTGTTCTGGTCCATCTTGACCAGCTTGGGTGTGGTCATCTGGT ACTTTCCCTTGTGGCACATGGGCATCTCCGGCTATGAGGCCCTCGTCATGACCACTATTTCGCCTTTCCTGCTTGCCATCAGGCCGTTGCGCTCTTTCATCGTTAGCAACCAGCGCATTACTCACCTTCTGTCACTCGCTGGCCTTCTCGCCTATCTGGTCAAGGATCCTGTTTACCGGCTCTTTACTGTTGGCTTTGGCGTCTCCATGGGTTGTCTCAGCTGGGCTGCTACCTGGTATTCGGACTCTGTGCAGCCCACCAGACTTGAGGCTCGCATCCTTGCGTGGACCATTGGTCTGCTCATGTCGTCTGTTGCCAAGTTTGCTTGGTACACAAACAATCCCATCTGGCCCATCATGCATGCTGAGAACGGTGGCTGGAACGCCACTGGTCTCTTCCTTGCTATTCTTGCCGCCCTGAGGTTCACTCGCCGTGGCCCTCACCAGGGTGGCAACACGACCGAGAAGAAGAGTGGATCGTCTGTTCTGTCTGCTATCGGAATTGGCGGTCTGTTCTTCGGTCTGCATTCCCTTCTCTCTGACACCAGCACCATGATCCtctgggtttgggatggttATCCGATCCGAGGACCTGTTTCCAATGTCCATGGCTGGTACACAATCGCTGCCACGACTGCTGGTATTCTCATCGGCGTCCTCCGACCTGGTTTTGCCACGAGCTGGACTGCATACGGTCTGGGCTGCATTGGTGCTGCCTACCTTACTCTCTATGAGCAATGGCGTGGTTACTACGGTGGCTTGACTTTGGCTACCTACCTCATGGCCATTGCTGTTCCCATGATTGGCAACGCTGCCAAGAAGAGCCCTGCGGCCACTTTTGGTCTCGGCTTCCTCATTTACAATTTCTTGGTTCTCTTCCACGTCTGGGTCGTCGCCTATGCCTTTGTGCCTGGTGGCCCGCTGGTTCGGGAGCATACTGACTGGATCATGATCACCATGATGCTGGCACTCGGCATTGGGCTCTTTGATCTCATTTCCCAGCAGGccaaaaacaacagcagcagcaagaaaaaGGTTGGTGTCATCCGCCCTGTCAACACTCACCACAGGAAGTATCATTTTGGCGTTCTTGGTGTTCTCAACCTCTTGTTCCTCTCCGCCAACTTCCTGCGCTTCCCTACCAACGACTACAAGCCTTACCACGCCAAGGACCGCCTTTTCACGGCTGGCATCTGGACGATTCACTTCTCTCTCGACAACGACATGTGGTCTTCCGAGTATCGCATGCGCGATCTTatcaaggagatggaggtggatgtgatTGGTTTGTTGGAGTCTGATCTGCAGCGCGTCATCATGGGCAACCGTGACACCACTCAGTTCCTTGCTGAAGACCTTGGAATGTACGTCGACTATGGTCCGGGTCCCAACAAGCACACCTGGGGCGCGGCTCTGTTGTCCAAGTTCCCCATCGTCAACTcaacccatcacctccttcccagCCCGGTCGGCGAGCTGGCTCCTGCCATTCACGCCACTCTTGACATCTACGGAACCCTCGTCGACGTCTTTGTCTTCCACTCTGGCCAGGAAGAGGACCCCGAGGACCGTCGTCTCCAGTCAGAGTATCTCTCCAAGCTCATGGGCAGCACCAACCGCCCCAGCGTTTTGTTGTCTTACCTCGTCACGGAGCCCCTCAAGGGCAATTACAACACGTATGTCTCCGACGTGAGCGGCATGCACGACGTGGACAAGACGGACTGGGACCGCTGGTGCGAGTACATCTTGTTCAAGGGTCTCCGGAGGACGGGTTATGCCCGTGTGAGCAGgagcaccatcaccgacaccGAGTTGCAGGTGGCCAAGTTTGTGGTTCCCAACTCGGAGGAGGACAGCAAGTTTGCTTGGGGTGTGCCGGAGGATGTAAGGGATAGACGGGTGGAGGAGCATGAGGTGCCAGAGGGGTGGAGGTTCCCGAGGATGTTtagaggggagggagttaGGGGGCACCGGTATCATGTGTTTGATGAGCCGAGGTACTATAACTTTTAA
- the UTP6 gene encoding U3 snoRNP protein (EggNog:ENOG503NYHC; COG:S): protein MGGAAEKARFYLERAAPELREFEEKEIFTKEIRSLVVKRSDYEHLILSPGTKPTDFLSYISWETSLDRLRAKRCARLKIRNSSSHASQARTFNIFERAVNKHPGSLQLWFAYLDFAASVKATKRWNRIATRAIRLHPSESSLWALAGRRAAKAGDMEKARAHYLRGCRFCTTEPDLWVEYARCEMEWLQKIEAKKAGKGVRKGVNPVEAIKDTETLQEGDVIEFDEEDSEDEDMDGELMLPDPDAEGADGKPKKKKVMTEEETRKIEQSPALSGAIPMAIFDIARKQQFFGARAAEMFFDMFAQFGGVSSQERIVGHVLGAMQELYPGHACTVSCWIRQPVVGVNALSVEFPKALREVLARLKKGLEETNDKKALVEKMVSWLDGVLAVEGLDEGIKMVLQHTKGSLEQQVAN from the exons ATGGGTGGCGCCGCAGAAAAGGCCCGCTTCTACCTCGAGCGAGCAGCTCCCGAGCTCCGCGAGtttgaagaaaaagagatcTTCACCAAG GAAATCCGCTCCCTCGTCGTCAAACGCTCCGACTACGagcacctcatcctctcccctGGTACCAAACCAACCGACTTTCTCTCCTACATCTCCTGGGAAACCTCCCTCGACCGCCTCCGCGCCAAACGCTGCGCCCGCCTCAAAATCCGCAACTCTTCCTCCCACGCCTCCCAGGCACGCACCTTCAACATTTTCGAGCGCGCCGTCAACAAGCACCCGGGCTCCCTGCAGCTCTGGTTTGCCTACCTCGACTTCGCCGCCAGCGTCAAGGCCACAAAACGATGGAACCGCATCGCTACCCGTGCCATCCGCCTTCACCCGTCCGAGTCATCTCTTTGGGCTCTGGCTGGCCGCAGAGCCGCCAAGGCGGGGGATATGGAAAAAGCCCGGGCGCATTACTTGAGAGGGTGCCGGTTTTGCACCACGGAGCCAGACCTTTGGGTGGAGTACGCCAGGTGTGAGATGGAGTGGCTGCAGAAGATtgaggcgaagaaggctgggaagggggttagaAAGGGGGTTAATCCTGTCGAGGCGATCAAGGACACGGAAACGCTGCAAGAGGGGGATGTTATCGAatttgacgaggaggatagcgaggatgaggacatGGACGGCGAGTTGATGCTTCCTGATCCGGATGCCGAGGGTGCGGATGGgaagccaaagaagaagaaggtcatgACAGAAGAGGAGACCAGGAAGATTGAGCAGAGCCCTGCGCTGAGTGGAGCGATACCAATGGCCATCTTCGACATAGCACGGAAGCAACAGTTCTTCGGGGCGAGGGCGGCCGAGATGTTTTTCGACATGTTTGCGCAGTTTGGCGGGGTGTCATCGCAGGAGAGGATTGTGGGGCATGTGCTGGGTGCGATGCAGGAGCTGTATCCTGGCCATGCTTGCACTGTCAGCTGCTGGATTAGACAGCCGGTTGTGGGTGTGAACGCGTTGAGTGTGGAGTTCCCCAAGGCGCTCAGGGAAGTGCTGGcgaggctgaagaagggTCTGGAAGAGACAAACGACAAGAAGGCATTGGTAGAAAAGATGGTGAGCTGGCTCGACGGGGTTTTGGCCGTCGAGGGATTGGACGAGGGGATTAAGATGGTGTTGCAGCACACAAAGGGGTCGTTGGAACAGCAGGTTGCGAATTGA
- a CDS encoding hypothetical protein (EggNog:ENOG503P2G8; COG:S) yields MVPKGWATSRVACAPWWLSLAWQGPGLSQRPCKFAIRSDRPPSSHTTKVNISGFAAVRFASAASKMPKRKSTHAEQPVVAAPEPRRRSMRLQRTEDETEPKAVKNEKASKADVKTEEDEPSTKKSRTSKQETEPVVNKSSPPAKKATKKAIKREEVEEASPSPAPDESEEKNYWLLKAEPESRYENGVDVKFSIDDLAAKTEPEPWDGIRNYAARNNLRAMKKGDLAFFYHSNCKEPGIVGTMEIVKEHSPDLSAHDPKAPYYDPKSKPSDPKWSVVHVKFHQKFNKPITLKELRELGAPGGPLDKMQMIKQSRLSVSKVSASEWKFLMAVAERSFQTLT; encoded by the exons ATGGTTCCAAAGGGCTGGGCAACGTCGCGTGTCGCGTGCGCTCCGTGGTGGCTATCCTTGGCTTGGCAGGGGCCTGGTCTCTCTCAACGACCATGTAAATTTGCAATCAGATCTGACCGTCCCCCTTCATCACATACAACCAAAGTGAATATTTCAGGTTTTGCAGCCGTCCGGTTTGCGTCAGCAGCATCCAAAATGCCGAAGAGAAAGTCTACCCATGCCGAACAGCCAGTCGTGGCAGCTCCTGAGCCGCGCCGGCGTTCAATGCGTCTGCAAAGGACGGAGGATGAGACTGAGCCCAAAGCTGTGAAGAATGAGAAGGCCTCAAAGGCAGATGTCAAAACTGAAGAG GACGAGCCATCCACCAAGAAATCAAGGACCTCAAAACAGGAGACGGAGCCTGTGGTTAATAagtcctcaccaccagccaaaaaAGCAACCAAAAAGGCCATCaaaagggaggaggttgaagaagcttCGCCCTCTCCTGCCCCGGATGAGTCCGAAGAAAAGAACTATTGGCTTCTCAAAGCCGAGCCCGAGTCTCGGTATGAGAACGGTGTTGATGTCAAATTTTCGATCGACGACCTGGCGGCCAAGACTGAGCCAGAGCCGTGGGATG GCATCCGCAATTACGCCGCCCGCAACAACCTTCGAGCCATGAAGAAGGGTGACTTGGCCTTCTTTTACCACTCCAACTGCAAGGAGCCCGGGATCGTGGGGACGATGGAGATTGTAAAGGAGCACTCGCCTGATC TGTCTGCTCACGACCCCAAAGCGCCATACTACGACCCAAAGTCCAAGCCCTCCGACCCCAAATGGAGCGTTGTTCACGTCAAATTCCACCAAAAGTTCAACAAGCCGATTACGCTGAAAGAACTCAGGGAACTGGGCGCGCCCGGGGGGCCTTTGGACAAGATGCAAATGATCAAGCAGTCGAGGCTGAGCGTCAGCAAGGTCTCGGCTTCCGAGTGGAAGTTTCTTATGGCGGTTGCCGAGAGAAG CTTCCAGACCCTGACATAG
- a CDS encoding hypothetical protein (EggNog:ENOG501MZKR) → MAATTLPAFNTLVAESISQHSQIPPEQIIVLDNSDKYCPDGIKTDQSQAEEGESLAAIFGTMASLNKGALLDKNLCTGNGGHSFRSALLSATDELANLAQGRKVRYVELGPEPFKSSVIITHLISSGVQLSQYVGIDINPESELTMRAALEPIIGPDRFAYLVADFYKTSADDLPPLPGSDKEGETITVMTNLGFQEGNDLPSRLGPMLSRLTRPGDLLLSEMQVLPSSAPSSDASDSESDSDVSTTSITDSKLVEEFYHHPEMLKFSSLVGKKFDRNFDLSPQSRPNSSSEDVGGGGASSNDYEYIFRLVPLQLSNVGEVAVATTLVSLPIPGGKGKNYVLTNSCIKYTREQFARARETQGKFGVKGWRETGDGSVVFQIAERRH, encoded by the coding sequence ATGGCAGCTACCACTCTTCCTGCATTCAACACGCTCGTTGCTGAGTCTATCTCGCAACACAGTCAGATTCCACCTGAGCAAatcatcgtcctcgacaACTCAGACAAATACTGCCCGGACGGTATCAAGACCGACCAATCTCAAGCCGAAGAAGGCGAAAGCCTAGCCGCCATTTTCGGCACCATGGCCAGTCTCAACAAGGGTGCTCTCCTGGACAAGAACCTCTGCACTGGCAACGGCGGCCACTCTTTCCGCTCCGCCCTCCTGAGCGCAACAGACGAgctcgccaacctcgcccaagGCCGCAAAGTTCGTTATGTCGAGCTCGGCCCGGAGCCATTCAAATCAagcgtcatcatcacccacctcatCAGCTCGGGCGTTCAACTCTCCCAGTACGTCGGCATCGACATCAACCCCGAGTCCGAACTCACCATGCGTGCTGCCCTCGAGCCCATCATCGGCCCCGATCGGTTTGCCTACCTCGTGGCCGACTTCTACAAGACCTCGGCCGACgacctcccacctctccccgGCTCTGACAAGGAAGGCGAGACCATCACAGTCATGACCAACCTCGGCTTCCAAGAAGGAAACGACCTACCCTCCCGTCTCGGGCCCATGCTCTCCCGCCTGACGCGTCCAGGCGACCTCTTGCTGTCAGAAATGCAAGTCTTGCCATCCTCCGCCCCATCATCGGACGCCTCCGACAGCGAGAGCGACAGCGAcgtcagcaccaccagcataACCGACTCCAAGCTAGTCGAGGAATTCTACCACCATCCCGAGATGCTCAAGTTCTCCTCCCTTGTCGGCAAGAAGTTTGACCGGAACTTTGATCTCTCCCCCCAATCAAGACCCAACTCCAGCTCGGaggatgttggtggtggtggggcaaGCAGCAATGATTACGAGTACATTTTCCGGCTCGTCCCGCTTCAACTCTCGaatgtgggagaggtggctgTTGCGACAACGTTGGTGTCGCTGCCGATTccgggggggaaggggaagaattATGTGCTGACGAATAGCTGCATCAAGTACACGAGGGAGCAGTTTGCcagggcgagggagacgcAGGGGAAGTTTGGAGtcaaggggtggagggagacgGGTGACGGGTCGGTTGTTTTTCAGATTGCGGAGAGACGTCAttga
- a CDS encoding hypothetical protein (COG:E; EggNog:ENOG503NWAI), with protein sequence MAATTLAVQTRQKKPLIVNAFVEMCSGHQSPGLWRHPDDESWKFNDLDHWVELAKLLEEAKFHGIFIADVLGGYDVYKNSLDPAVISGAQWPVNEPLSVVPAMAAATKNIGFGVTISTTYEQPYHLARRLATVDHLTKGRLGWNVVTSYLDSAARNIHGKATQLAHDDRYAQAEEYMKVMYKLFQSSWRDDAVILDRERGIYTDPALVREINHKGKFFDVPGPAITQPSPQRTPLLLQAGTSRAGKIFAAQHAEAIFTSAHSPAVCAKSITEIRELARTEFGRDGNKIKVLALVTPILGRTEEEAQAKHAEYRKYASTEGALALFGGWTGIDLDQYGDDEELREVESNAVKSTVTGYAKFSPQNSKWTKHTVAEHVAIGGNGPIIVGTPEQVADGLERWVEEGGVDGFNFAYALFPQSFKDIIELLLPELRKRGLFWDDYAVPGGTYRENFYGEPGQKHPLPEHVAAKFQWRAGVPAEEHQIPE encoded by the exons ATGGCTGCTACCACCCTAGCTGTTCAGACCAGGCAAAAGAAGCCACTCATCGTCAATGCATTCGTTGAAATGT GCAGTGGGCACCAGTCCCCAGGACTTTGGCGGCACCCTGACGATGAGTCCTGGAAGTTCAATGATCTTGACCATTGGGTTGAGCTTGCCAAGTTGCTAGAGGAGGCCAAGTTCCACGGCATTTTCATTGCTGATGTTTTGG GTGGTTATGATGTTTACAAGAATTCTCTGGATCCTGCTGTCATCAGCGGCGCTCAGTGGCCAGTGAACGAGCCTCTCTCCGTGGTGCCagccatggcggcggcgaccaAGAATATTGGTTTCGGCGTCACCATTTCCACCACCTACGAACAGCCGTACCATCTTGCCAGACGGCTTGCCACAGTCGACCATCTCACCAAGGGAAG acTCGGCTGGAACGTCGTAACCTCCTACCTCGACTCCGCCGCCCGCAACATCCACGGCAAGGCCACCCAGCTCGCCCACGACGACCGCTACGCCCAGGCGGAGGAGTATATGAAGGTCATGTACAAGCTCTTCCAGTCCTCCTGGCGCGACGACGCCGTCATCCTCGACCGCGAGAGGGGCATCTACACCGACCCTGCCCTCGTCAGAGAGATCAACCACAAGGGCAAGTTCTTCGACGTCCCCGGTCCCGCCatcacccaaccctccccccagcgCACCCCCTTGCTCCTCCAAGCCGGCACCTCCCGCGCCGGCAAGATCTTCGCCGCTCAGCACGCCGAagccatcttcacctccgCTCACTCCCCGGCCGTCTGCGCCAAGAGCATCACCGAGATCCGCGAGCTAGCTCGTACTGAGTTCGGCAGAGACGGGAACAAGATCAAGGTTCTGGCTTTGGTCACCCCGATTCTGGGAAGgacagaagaggaggcgCAGGCTAAACACGCCGAGTACCGCAAGTACGCCTCGACCGAGGGTGCCCTGGCTTTGTTTGGCGGTTGGACAGGCATCGATCTTGATCAGTAcggtgacgatgaggagCTGAGAGAGGTCGAGAGCAACGCTGTCAAGTCTACTGTCACTGGGTACGCCAAGTTTTCGCCGCAAAACTCCAAGTGGACGAAACACACTGTTGCTGAGCATGTTGCTATTGGTGGGAACGGGCCGATCATTGTTGGTACGCCCGAGCAGGTTGCCgatgggttggagaggtgggtggaggagggtggggtgGACGGGTTTAACTTT GCTTACGCTCTCTTCCCGCAATCCTTCAAGGATATCATCGAGCTGCTTCTCCCAGAGCTGCGGAAGCGTGGTCTTTTCTGGGATGACTACGCCGTCCCCGGCGGCACATATCGCGAGAACTTCTACGGTGAGCCGGGACAGAAGCACCCACTACCTGAGCACGTTGCTGCCAAGTTCCAGTGGAGGGCTGGCGTGCCAGCGGAGGAGCACCAGATTCCGGAATAA
- a CDS encoding hypothetical protein (EggNog:ENOG503NWXD; COG:G): MSTSGPPATEKPINTPEDSEDQHVDPKKITYPEGGFKAWSVAFGSWCAMTCGMGLVNSVGMFQALVATTVLPTYSNQAIGWIFGIFVFVSYFCGVQIGPVFDRHGPQGLMALGTVCLLVGIFTTAQCTEYYQFILAFSILTGTGCSLLFTPAIGAISHWFDKRRGTASGFAFVGSALGGVMWPLMMQSLVPKVGWAWAMRIVGFVLLVLCVASVLLCRSRLEIRQAKASSTWRDMLPNPRMFLDGTGAMAFTTAGVFFIEWAYFVPVSYIPSYYLARQGLAEDADAGGDAAFAYQLLAIINGASCIGRYLPGYIADKAGRYNTMVVSIAICLVSVACFWLPDALGQDGGGGAGLITGFAVLFGLVSGSNITLVPICLGQLCETHDYGRYYATSYTFASLACLTGIPIAGGLVDMGGETDRRAYWRPLVFAIASYVGAFGCFFWVRVRVKGWDWRVKW, encoded by the coding sequence ATGAGCACTTCAGGGCCTCCTGCGACTGAGAAACCCATCAACACGCCAGAAGACTCGGAAGATCAACATGTCGACCCCAAGAAAATCACCTACCCCGAAGGCGGCTTCAAGGCCTGGAGCGTGGCCTTTGGTTCATGGTGTGCCATGACTTGTGGCATGGGACTCGTCAACTCAGTCGGCATGTTCCAGGCCCTCGTCGCAACGACTGTACTGCCGACTTACTCCAACCAAGCCATCGGGTGGATCTTTGGCatctttgtttttgtttcctaTTTCTGCGGCGTGCAGATCGGCCCCGTCTTCGACCGACACGGTCCCCAGGGACTGATGGCTCTTGGGACTGTCTGTCTGCTTGTCGGCATCTTTACCACCGCTCAGTGCACCGAGTATTACCAGTTCATCCTtgccttctccatcctcaccggcACTGGGTgttcccttctcttcacACCTGCTATCGGGGCCATTTCACATTGGTTTGACAAGCGACGAGGGACAGCCAGTGGGTTTGCCTTTGTGGGGAGCGCACTGGGGGGTGTCATGTGGCCCTTGATGATGCAGTCACTGGTGCCCAAGGTCGGATGGGCATGGGCCATGAGAATTGTCGGTTTCGTGCTGCTCGTACTTTGCGTTGCCAGTGTGCTCCTTTGTCGAAGTCGTCTTGAGATCAGACAGGCCAAGGCATCCTCTACGTGGCGAGATATGCTGCCCAACCCACGCATGTTTCTTGATGGTACAGGAGCGATGGCATTTACGACTGCTGGGGTTTTCTTCATCGAGTGGGCGTACTTTGTCCCGGTGTCATACATACCAAGCTATTATCTCGCTCGTCAGGGGCTGGCCGAGGATGCTGACGCTGGAGGTGATGCAGCGTTCGCGTACCAGCTtcttgccatcatcaatgGGGCATCTTGTATTGGGCGATATCTGCCTGGGTACATCGCCGACAAAGCAGGTCGCTACAACACGATGGTTGTGTCCATTGCTATCTGCCTTGTCTCTGTCGCCTGCTTCTGGCTCCCCGATGCGCTCGGccaagatggaggtggtggtgctggacTGATAACGGGGTTTGCAGTCTTGTTTGGTCTTGTCAGTGGCTCCAACATCACGTTGGTGCCCATCTGTTTGGGCCAGTTGTGCGAGACGCATGATTATGGTCGGTATTACGCCACTTCCTACACCTTTGCCAGCCTGGCATGTTTGACAGGAATACCTATCGCCGGCGGCCTGGTAGACATGGGAGGAGAGACGGATAGAAGGGCTTATTGGAGACCACTTGTGTTTGCTATTGCCAGTTATGTTGGCGCATTTGGGTGTTTCTTTTGGGTCCGAGTTCGAGTCAAAGGGTGGGATTGGAGAGTGAAGTGGTGA